The Chitinophaga lutea genome contains the following window.
TGCCGTCTATCACATACAGCGGGTCGTTGGAAGCCTGGAACGAGCGGCGGCCGCGAATCTGCACACGCACACCCTCACCGGGCCGGTTCCCGCCTTTGTCGACCAGCACGCCGGGCACCCGCCCCTGCAAGGCTGCAGCGGCGTTCGTCACCGGCACCTCCTGGATCTTTTTGGAGCTCACCGTAAAAATGGATCCCGTCACATCCGATCTTTTTTGCGTACCATAACCCACCACCACTACTTCTTCCAGCGCCTTGGGATCGGTTTTCAGCACCACATCCAGCCGGCCACCATCAGCCGCCTGTTCCTGCTTCAGATAGCCCATCATCGTAAATACCAGTGTAGCGCCGGATGACGGCACCTCCAGCCTGTATTCGCCGCTGGCGTTGGTGGTGGTGCCGGTGGTAGTTCCTTTGATGGCCACGCTCACGCCGATCAGCGTGCCGCCATCGTCTGCCCGCACTTTGCCGGTGACGGTCTTTTGCTGGGCCTGGGAATAAAACGGGAATAACAGCCATGCCAGGGTAAGGCACAGCCAATAGGTCTTGTGTACCAAGAATTTCATAACGCGCGTTTTTAGGTATCTGTTTTAGTTACTAGTTAGGCCGTTCTTAGGGCGCAATTAAGCTGGGTCTGGTCTTGTCCTGTCTAAAAAGCAGATTTTGGCTGCATCCGTCAGAAAAGTTACTGTATGTTTCCCACAAAAATGCAAACGTTTGCAGCAAACTTGAAAAGAGGAAAATTTTGCGTAATTTTTGAGCAATAAACAACAAAAAACAGCCTTTATGCCAGACGTTACCGCCATTCTAGCATTTATCACCGCAGCCTTCATCCTGCTGGTGATCCCCGGCCCGGCCGTTCTGTACGTGATCACCCGCAGCACCGAGCAGGGCACCAAAGCGGGGCTCATTTCCGTGTGCGGCATACAGGCCGGCACCGTGGTGCATGCCGTGGCGGCCGCCTTCGGCGTATCGGCCATCCTGATGGCTTCCGCCATGGCATTCGCCCTGCTGAAGTATGCCGGCGCGGGATATCTCATTTTCCTTGGCTGCAAAAAAATATTCGGCAAAAAACAAACGGCGGAAAGCATCAAAGCGCTGCCGCCCCAAAGCATGAAAACCATTTTCTGGCAGGGCATGGTGGTAAACGTACTCAACCCGAAATGCGCGCTCTTTTTCTTTGCTTTCCTTCCCCAGTTCATCAACCCGGCGTTGGGCAATGTAACGGGCCAGGTGCTGTTCTTCGGGCTGCTCTTTACCATCATGGCATTCATTACCGACGGTTCTTACGCGCTGGCGGCAGGCAGGCTGGGCAAGTGGCTGAAAGGGAATACCTACTACCTCAAACTCGAGGCCTATATCTCCGGGCTGATCTACATTTCGCTGGGCTTACTGACGCTGATGATGCAGCCTTCACACGGCTCTAACAAAAAATAGTACGTAAAAAAACAGCGCAGCGTTTTTCTGTACGCTGCACCGAAATATGTATAAACCGGAGCATCAAACGCCGGAATCAGTTGCTTTTCCGGCGATCAAAACCTTATGCCGGGCTTGGTCTTTATCCCCAGCAACTTGATTTATTCTCCTTCTGCCCAAGGGGGTCTCTTCATCTTTTACCGCCCACCGCATTACTCCACCGGTTCCACATTGATCTGTTTCAAGCGGAACAACTCACCCGCGCTCCGGAGCGGCCGCACTTTCAGCGTCCATTCGCCGGGCGTTTTTACATTCACCACCGCAACCGCCTGGTCGAGGAACAGCAGCGGTTTGTTATGATCGAACTTTCCGCTCAGCAATACCTGGAAAGGATAGGTTGTTTTCGAGCCGCCCGCGGGCACCAGTTCCAGTAAACCCTCACGGCCTTCGTGCGTACTGTCTGCCGAATACTCCAGGCTGATCTTGTAATCGCCCGGCGCAGTGAAACGCACCCGGTAACTGATCTCGTCTTCCGGCGCCTGCTGCCCGGTCACACAAAGCGCATGTTTCCAGTCACCGAAATAATACCGGTGCGTAAAACGGTTCGTTTTGGCGTTGCCGGCAAGCGCGGCCTGCTGTGCGGAGAGGATGATCTTTTCATAATTCGGATCGATGGTGGCGGGCAATGCGGCCGGCTCTCCCAGCGTGCCTTTGTAATCCAGCACCACCACGGTATTACGGTCGTCCGGGAGATGGGCGGGCAGTTGAATCACCATATCGTTGCCGCGCTGCTCGAACCGCAGGCCGTTGGCGGAAGGCAACGCCAGCAGGTTTGCTTTGACGGCAGTGGCGGTAAAGCCGGGCACCAGCAGGCGGCCGTTTTTGGGCGCTTCGAAAATATGGAGATACAGTTTACCGGGCCGGGTGGTGGTAACGCCCCAGGGCTGCGGCGGAATGGCGCCATAAGTAGTACCGTAAATGGCTTCGCCGTTGCGTTTTAGCCAGGCGCCCGTAGCCCTGAAATATTTTTCGGACATGTCGGGAAACTTGCCGCTGCCCATCGGCCCGATGTTCATCATCAGGTTGCCGCCTTTGGAAGCTACTTCCGCCAGCAGGCGTATCATCTCCTTGGGTGTTTTGAAATTCTGATCGAAGGCGGAATACCCCCAGCTGTCGTTATGCGTGAAAATAGCTTCCCATGCGCCTTTCACCACACCGGGCGGCACTTCGCCGTCGCCGAAATCCTTAAAGTCGCCCAAACCGTTGCCTACACGGCTGCTTACAAGGCAGCCGGGCTGCAACTGGTGCACTTTCTGCAGGAACTCGGCAGACTCTTCCTTGCTCATATTACCGGGTGTATCGAACCAGATGATGCCGAGGTCGCCATAGTTGGTCAGCAGTTCGGTGATCTGCGGCAGCGACTTGGTGCGGTAATAGGCGCTGTAATCTTTTTTCTTCGGGTCAAAATCCCAGCTGTTGCCGCCACCGTTGGGCTCGTGCCAGTCCTGGAACTGCGAATAATAAAACCCCAGCTTGATGCCGGCTTTTTTACAGGCAGCGGCGAGCGCTTTGACAGGGTCCTTTTTGTAAGGGGTGGCGTCTACGATATCGAAGTCCGATACCTTGGAATCGAACATCGCAAAACCATCGTGGTGCTTGGAAGTGAGTACGATATATTTTACGCCGGACGCTTTGGCGATCTCCACCCATTCTTCGGCGTTGAATTCTACCGGGTTGAAGCCGCCGGCCAGTCGGGCGTATTCCGCGGCCGGTGTTTTATCGCGGTGCTGTATCCATTCGGTGATGCCGTAGTAACGCTTCCCCCGGATGTCGCCACCGAAATAAGCATAAGGGCCCCAATGCAGGAAGAGGCCGAATTTGGCGTCTGTAAACCATTTTGTTTTTTCGCTTTTGCCGGCTTCCGCCTCTTTCCCCCAAAGCGTAGCTGCTTCCTGCGCCCGCGTTACCGTCCAACTGCTTATCAAAAGCCCGCAGGCTAAAAGCGCCGCTTTTTTACAATCCGAGAAATTCATACCGTGGTAATTTTGTACCCACAAGATGAAGAATGCCGGCGGTTTGTGCTACATACAATTTGCCGGTTGCTGATACTATTTAAGCATATGCACGTTCAAAAAGGAACAGGGGAAACAATATCCGTACAGAAAATCCAATACCGCGTACCATCAAACCCCCGAAGTCAGATCCCAATACCGCCGGGTGGACTTCGACAGCATGTCGATGTAATCCTCCAGCCGCATATGCCCTTCCACCGGCGCAATCAGGTCTTCCTCCATCACCCGGAGGAAAAAGCACAGTTTGTGATACAGGTGCACATTGGCGAGGCGAACAACGGGCAGCATGGCTTTCACCGGCCAGGCGGGCACGACGGGCAGCCGTTTTTTCCGGCCGGCGCCTCGGGCAATGATGTCGTTGATTTCAGCGCGCGTGTATACTACAGGCCCGCCCGCGTTAATGCGTTTACGTTGATTATTGATGGCCTGCACGCATAAACGCGCCACATCTTTTTCATGGATGGGGTTGGTTCTGCACGCCCCCTTTCCGAGGTTGAGCAAACGACCTTTCAGCGCCATGTCGTACAGGTCGCGGAAGGTGCTGAACAGCGCAACGGGCTTAATGATGGTGTATTCCATGCCGCTGGCGGCCAGCGCCTCTTCCACCCGCGTGTGTACCCGGCAATATTCCAGGTGAGGGAGGTGTTCGGCATGATAGACAGATACGTAGATGAACTTGCGTACGCCCGCCTCCACCGCAAGGCGGATGGCGGCGAGGTTAATGGCTTCGTCCACTTCCCGGAAGGAATAACGGCCATTGTCGAGCGGACTGATGCTTTTACCTAAAGCAGAGATCACCGTGTCCATTCCTTTGAAATGGTCGGCCCTCAGCTCACGCACCTTGGTAATATGTTTGGCAAGCCCTCTGATAGAGCCCGCCCGTGCCATGTTACGCACCAGAGCGAACGTTTCGAACCCGTGCGCATACAGCACTGCGGCAATTTCGCGGCCAAGACGGCCGGTGCCGCCCAGTAGCAGTATCGGTTGTTGTGTAGGGGTCATCTCATTTTATAAAAATCAGGTGTATCCGGTTACCGTTGGTAGCCGGTACAGGTGTACGGGACCCGCACCGGCTCCAGGGAATTGGGGTTACAACGGCGGACAGGCCGGGAAGCATGACCGGTTGCTCAAATTCAGTTTATTTTCATCCGGGATATTCTCTCGTCGCAACCGGGCACGGATCACCATTTAGATCCTGCCTCAAATTTCTGCTTTTCAACTTGTCCGGGAAAGCGTAGTACTACTGGAAATTGCGATCGTAGAAATACGCAAAAAGGGCCGGAAGCAATGCCGCCGGCCCTTTCAATTCGTTTACAACCGCCTGTTTACCAGATCACCACGCGGGCGGCCGGGGGCAGCACCATCTTGCTGTCGTCTCCGCAGCTCCAGGCATTGGAAAACTCCGTCATGTGCGGCAGCGGGCCGTTGATGCGGAAACGGGCGGGACTATGCGGGTCCGTCTGGATCTGGTTGCGCAACCCGGCATCGGTGATATTCGCATGCCACACCTGCGCCCAGCCGAGGAAAAAGCGCTGCTTCCAGTTATAGCCGTCAATCAGCGCCGGCTCGGGTTTGCCTTCCAGCGATTTCTGCAAAGCATAATAAGCCAGCGTGAGGCCGCCCAGGTCGGCGATGTTTTCGCCGATGGTGAGGGCGCCGTTGATCTTGAAGCCGGGTAAGGGCTCCAGGCCGCTGAAGTAGTCGATGTATTTTTTGGCGAGGCCGTCGAAGTTTTTGCGGTCTTCTTCCGTCCACCAGTTTTGCAGGTTGCCTTCGGCGTCGAACTGCGAGCCCTGGTCGTCGAAACCGTGCGTGAACTCGTGGCCGATCACGGCAATGATGCCGCCGTAGTTGATGGCATCGTCAGCATCAGGGTTGAAGAAAGGCGGTTGCAGGATGCCTGCGGGAAACACCACCTCATTGTTCAGCGGGTTGTAATAAGCATTCACTGTTTGCGGCGTCATATACCACTCTGAACGGTCCACTTCCTTCCCGATTTTTCTGTTGCGCTCGGCCACGCGGTATGCGCCCGCGCTGATGATGTTTTCCACCAGTTTGTCTTTCTGTATGTTGATGGACGAATAATCTTTCCACTTATCGGGATAGCCGATCTTATACGTGAACGCAGCGAGTTTTTTGTGCGCCATCTGTTTGGTGGCAGGGCTCATCCAGCTCAGCTTGTCGATGCGCTCGCCATACACGGCACGCACGTTTTCGATCATGGCCGATACTTTCTGTTTGCTGCTTTCGGGGAAGTATTGTTTGGCGAACAGTTTGCCCAACGGCATGCCCAGCATCCCGTCGGTAGAACGGATGGCGCGGTCGGTACGGGTGCGCTGCGCCTTGCGGCCGGTCATCACGGTACCGAAAAAGCGGAAGTTCTCGTCGTCGAATTTCTTCGGCAGGTAACCGGCGAAAGTGGTGAGCAGCTGGAATTTGGAATAGGTCTTCAGCGTTTCGACGGGCGTGCTTTTCAGCAGTCTGGCGGCGTTGGTGATGTAGGGTTTGTCCTGCAGAATCACGGAGTCCGATTTAATACCCTGTTTGCCGGTAAACGCCGCCCAGTCAAATTCCGGTGCCAGCGTGTTCAGTTCGCCGAAGCCCACTTTGTTGTATGTTTTAACGGGGTCGCGCAGCTGCACGTTGGTGAGCTGCAGTTTGGCCAGCGCGGTTTCGAAGGCGAGGATGGTTTCCCCGGCGTTCTTCTCCGGAAAACCGGCCATGGCGAACATTTTATTGACATGATCCACGAACTCCTTGCGCACGTTTTTCGTGCTTTCGTCTTCACGTTCGTAGTAGCTGCGTTCACCAAGACTGAGGCCGTCCTGCCCGCCGTACAGCGCATTCATTTTACTGTTGCGCGCATCGGCTTCCACGGCAAACCCGGCCCAGGTGCTGACGCCGAGGTTCTGCAGTTCGCCGGCTACGGAAGCGTACTGGGCCAGCGTTTTCACGCCGTTGATCTTGTCGAGGTAGGGCTTCAGCGGACTGATGCCTCTTTTTTCGATGGTGACGGTATCGAGGAAGGAAGCGTAATAATCGGCGATCTGCTGTTCCTCCGTGCCTTTGGCCAGCCCGGTTTTACGGGCGATGCCGGCAACGATGCCCCTGATGCGCACTTCCTTGTTTTCTTTGTCGAGGATGTTGAAAGCGCCCCAGCGGCTGTCTGTTCCGGGGATGGGGTTGTTCTTTTTCCAGTTTTCATTGGCGAAGCCGTCGAAGTCAGCGCAGGGCTTGATATTACGGTCTATGGAAGAAATATCGAAGGCAGGCACCTTTGCAGACTGGGCCATGGCATTGCCGGCGGAGATGGCTGCCAGCACCATGCCCGCCACCACTGCGCGGCCTGCGGAACGTTGGTTGAACATATAAATCAGGTTTAGAACATTAAATTTATCGAACATTTGGCACTTCCCGCTCACCGGTAAGGATAAACGGTTGAAAAAGGCGGAGGAGGCCGGCCGGAGTGCGGTGATGGGGCAGCCGTTGCGTCGCACACTGCAGCTTTGGGTTTTCTGCCCGGCGTAGGGGGATAATTCGTAGGTTTGCACTGATAAAATAACTGAAGTATGGCCTTTTCATTCGGATTTTTTCGTTTTCTGACGTATGGCAACCTCGTAGTGGTGGGCTTTTTTCTGCTGTTCGTATTAATGGCCATGCTGGTGTCGCCGTCGATGTCGTCGGTCATCAGTAGCCTGCTCATCCTCGGCGTAGTGTTCTACCACAACATTCTCTGCCTTCGGCTGCAACGGTCCCTCATCCGGCCTACCATTCCCCTGCCGCGTAGTTTCAATACGCTGATCGTGGTGATGAGCGTGCTGAGTTTCATTTACAGCATGCTGGTTTTCCGCGGCATTTTCGGGATGATGGCCGTATCGGACACCGAGTTCATGAAAATGGTCAACCAGCAGTCCCTGGGCGGCCAGCAGGCTCCCATAGAGCTGATCAGCGCCATCCGCAAGTTCACCGTTACCCTCGCTTTCATCCACGGCCTGGCCATTGCCGCCAACTGTGTGTTGAGCAGCGTTTTTATGAACCGGTGGAAAAAGCTGTATGCGCACGACGAGCCGACCGATTCATTTCCTGAAGAATAAACAGTACCATGCGAGCACCATTGGCAGAAAGACTACGACCCGCCTCCCTGAACGATCTAGTAGGGCAGGAACATCTCACCGGGCAGGGCAGCATCCTGCAGAAAGCAATAGCACAGGGCAAAGTGCCCTCTATGATACTCTGGGGCCCACCGGGCGTGGGCAAAACAACCATCGCCAACATCATCGCCCATACCCTGCAGGTGCCGTTCTATACGCTGAGCGCGATTTCATCGGGCGTGAAAGACATCCGCGAAGTGATCGACCTCGCCAAACACCAGCACGCCGTGTTGTTCATCGACGAGATCCACCGCTTCAACAAATCGCAGCAGGACGCACTGCTGGGTGCGGTGGAGAAAGGCATCATCACCCTCATCGGTGCCACTACGGAGAACCCCTCTTTTGAAGTGAACGCGGCTTTGCTCTCCCGTTGCCAGGTATATGTGCTCAAGGCGCTCGACGAACCGCAGCTGAAACAGCTGCTGGAGCAGGCCATGATGAAAGACGACTGGCTGGCCGCCAAAACCATCGAGATCAACGAAACGGAAGCGCTGTTCAATATTTCCGGCGGCGACGCCCGCAAACTCCTCAATCTCTTCGAACTGGTGGTAGACACGCTGCAGGACGAACACCCCGTCATCATCACCAACGAAAAAGTGATGGACATCGCGCAGCAGCGTGTGGCCATTTACGATAAAGCCGGCGAGCAGCATTACGATATCATTTCCGCTTTCATCAAATCCATCCGCGGCAGCGATCCCAACGCGGCGGTTTACTGGCTGGCGCGTATGCTGGCCGGCGGGGAAGATGTGAAGTTCATCGCCCGGCGGATGGTGATACTCGCCTCCGAAGACATCGGTAACGCCAACCCCAACGCCCTGCTGCTGGCCACCAGCTGCTTCCAGGCCGTGAACCTGATCGGCGCGCCGGAAGGGCGCATCATCCTGTCGCAGTGCGCCACTTACCTCGCATCTTCACCGAAAAGCAACGCCTCCTACATGGCCATCGGCAGTGCGCAGAGCGTGGTGTCGCAAACCGGCGACCTGCCGGTGCCGCTGCACATCCGCAACGCGCCCACCAAACTGATGAAACAGCAGGGGTACGGCAAAGGCTACGAATATTCACACAGTTACGAGAATAATTTTTCCGCACAGGAATACCTGCCGAACGAAATCAGCGGCATGAAACTCTACGACCCCGGGAAGAATCCACGTGAAGACGAACTGCGCAAATACCTGAAAGCGCTCTGGAAAGAAAAATATAATTACTGAGCGGGAATACCTGCCGAACGAAATCAGCGGCATGGAATCCCACAACCCCGGAATAACCCCGTGGGAAGACGAACTGTGCAAATACCTGAAGGCGCGCTGGAAAGAAAAATATAATTACTGCGGCTGTTTCTTCTCTTTGTCGAGGATCTCGAAGTCCACCGTAATCTGCTCCCCTTCTTCGTCTACCAGCGTAATGGTGTGTTTGCCTGGCTTCGGGCGCAGCGACAGCTGGTGAAAATCCGATGTGGTGCCCGCAAAGGTATTGTCGAGGTGCCAGAAGATTTTGGCGCCCTGCTGCCGGTGCGTGGCTTTAAACACGGTTTCTCCCAAACTCCCGTCGATCTCGATGGGCACATAAATGCGCGCATGCGGGCGGGGGTATATCAGTTCCATGGAACGGCCTGCTTCCGGTGCCGTGATACAGCCGGGTTTGAAAGGCGGCAGCGGTTCATAAGTGTGGGTGGCTTTATAGAAATGTTCCATCGCCGGCGGCAGCACGAACCACGCGCGCTGCTGCATCAGCTCCGGCCGTTCGCAATCGGCCGTAACACGGTAGCGCCCGGTGGCGTCGAGGTGGATCAGCTGGTGGTATGGACAAACAGGTGAGCGCAATCCCGCGGCGGGCACAGCGAGCGAATCTTTCTCGGTGCAATAATCGCCGGCACGGTAGCCGCTCAGGCGGCACACGGCAATGGACTGCAATTTGCCTGCCGGCGGTACAAACGATCCTGCACCGTTGAGCAAACGGAAAATATCGAACATCACCGGCGCGGCGGTGCTCACGCCCGTGAGGCCCGGCCGCCCTTCGCCGTCGGCATTCCCCACCCATACGCCCACCACGTGCTGCGGTGTTACGCCAATCGCCCACCCGTCCCTGAAACCGAAGCTGGTTCCGGTTTTCCAGGCAATCGGCCGGGATGAGGTAAAGTGTTGCCAGATAAATTCCTCTCCGGGACGCATCACTTCTTCCATCGCCTGAAACGCATACCAGATGGCGCCCGCATCGAGCACGCCGAATTGTTCCGGCGCGTGTCGTGAAGGCAGCGGCTCATCGGGACGGTATCCGGGCGGATGAAAATCGTCCGCATCATATTTGCCGTTGTATTGTTCGAGATGCAGTAGGGTGCGCGCCATGCTGGCATACACGCCGGTCAGTTCCCAGAGCGTGGTTTCACCGCCCCCGAGGATCATCGACAGGCCGTAGTGCGCGGCCGGTTTGCTCATGGTGGTGATGCCGAGTCGCTTCAGCAGCACAAGGAAACGTTCCGCCCGGTAATGTTGCAGCATGCGCACCGACGGGATGTTCAGCGAACGCGCCAGCGCGCGCGAAGCGGGCACCGCGCCATCGTAATTACGGTCGAAGTTCTGCGGCGTGTAGCCCGCAATCTGTGTAGGCACATCCGGCAGCAGGGAATGCGGCAGTATCAGCCCATCGTTGAGCATGCCCGCGTACAGCAAGGGTTTTAGCGTACTGCCCGGGCTGCGGGGGGCATGAATGATATCCACAAAACTTTCCAGTTCAGGATCGTCGGGGTTATATACGTTGCCCACATAGGCCAGCGCATGGCCCGTTTCCACATCCAGTACCAGCGCGGCGGCGTTGTTGATGCCGTTGGCTTTGAGTTGCAGGTGATGCCGGTACAGGATATCGTTGACGTTGCGTTGCAGCGCGCCTTCGAGTGAAGTGCGCAGGCGCGTGGATTCGCTTGGTTTTTCCTGCCGGAAACGGTGCAGCAGGTGCGGCGCTTCCTGCGGCAGGGCATGCGGTTTGTCAGGGAGCGGCTCTGCGGAAGAAAGCGCGCAGGTGGCGCTGTCGATCGTGCCGTTGCGCCACAGCCTTTCCAGCAGCGCGTTCCTTTTTTCATACAGCGTTTGGCGGTTGCGACCGGGATGGATCAAGGCGGGACTGTTCGGCAACACCGCCAGCGTAGCCATTTCGGCCCAGGAGAGTTGGTCGGGCCTGCGGCCGTAATATCGCCACGACGCGGCTTCGAGGCCCACCACATTCCCGCCGAAAGGGGCATTGCCGGCATACAGGCCCAGGATGGCTTTTTTGGAATACCGGAACTCCAACCGCGTAGCCATCACCATTTCGATCATCTTTTGCCACAACGTGCGGGGTTTGTTGCGGTAGAGGCGTATCACCTGCATGGTAATGGTACTGGCCCCGCTCACCACCTTCCCGCCGCCGAGGTTCTGGCGCAATGCGCGGCCGGTCGCCAACGGGTCGATGCCCCAGTGGTAATAAAAACGTTTGTCTTCATACGCCACGATACACTTGGCAAACTTGTCGGGCACCGTTTTATCCGCCGGGAAGCGCCACTGCCCGTCCGCCGCAATCGCCGCATTCAGCAGTTCCCCTTTCACATCTTCGATCACATAGGACGTGGGCGCGGTAAACAGTTTGCGCGGCAGCATAAAATAATAACCGATGAGCAGCACACCCGCCGCCCCCAGCCACCATTTCCTTTTAATTGCCCATTGTCTGAAACGTTGCAGCATTCTTTTATCGACTGTCTTTGTTTGTGTATCCCACTTTCAGCATAACAAAGGCCGGCCAGTGGATGGCCGGCCTTTGTCAGGAATTTTTTCCGGTTACTTCGTTACTTCCACCCATTTGCCCGGCACAAATGCATGGATGGTATTGTCGTACATCGCCTCGCACGATGCGGCGGGCAGGTAATACCGGCCCAGGTAAGCGGCGTTCAGCAGCACCTGGTAGGTTACCGTTTTATTTTCTTCGAGATTGAAATAGGTGTACACACGGTCGTCGCGGATGTCGCGGTAAGTGTACGGCGAAGAGCGCATGGTGCTGTCGTTGCCGATCAGGCGGGTATTGATGATTTCCCAGCCGGAGGGGAACACCTGCGTCAGTGCCATATTCTCGTAGAAGCCGCGCTTGCCGGGGTTTTTCAGCGTTACCGTGGCAATGAAGTCTGTACCCTGGCGCAGTTGGTCGGGGTTCAGCGAAACGCCGCTGCGGTTGCTGTATTGCACCTGCATGCTGAGAAGCTCGGGGTTATTGTCCGCGTACGGGTTCTGCCCGGCCTCCGGCTGCCCTTTCAGGATCAACCGCGCGTACAGCACGTTCTGGCCTTTGTTCTGAACGCTCACGTTACCGTTGAGCGTATTGAACTGCACCGGCGTCTGCGTTACGTACGATGCGCTGCTGATGTTGCCGGTGGCGCCATTCAGGCGGTAAGTGTACGTCATTTTACCGGCGGCTTTGTTCTCACCGCAGTATTTCGCGACGGCGATCAGTGCGTAGGCGGTAGACTGGGTGCTGTACCAGTAATCGCGCCCGAGCTCGGCGGCTACCTGTTTCAGCAGGCCGTTCGCCGCGTTGCGCTGGCCGAGGATGGTGAGCGTTTCGAGGATCATCGCCTTGTCGCGCAGATCGGAACCGAAGGTGCCGCCCAGCTGGGTATAAGGTTGCACGGCGGTGCTCAGCCCTCTCACGAGCGCAGTGGCCGCTTCGGTTTGTCCTGCCAGCCTGTATGCCGCGGCCAGCCTCCATTTGGCGGGCACCGACAAATGCTGGAATTCCTTGAGGCGGTTCATGGCGCCCAGTTCCGGCGTCTTCGCCATGGCGAGCAGGTACAGGCGGTACGCCTGGACAAGATCGCCGCCGGAATAGGTGTAGCTGCTCGGCGACCAGCTGACGGCTTTATTGCGCTGGTATTTTTTCCATAGGTCGAGGAAACCGGGCGGCAGCGCATAACCGCGCGCCTGTGCTTCCAGCATGAAGTGGCCCGCGTAGCTGGTGCCCCATTCGTCGGCTTCATTCGCGCCGGGCCAGTAGCCCAGGCCGCCGTCGGTCAACTGGAATCCTTTCAGGCGGTTGATGCCTGCCTTGATATTGCGGTCTACTTCCGCTTTCTGTTTTTCGCTGAGGTCCATCAGCGTGGCCAGCGTCAGTTGCGGGAACACGGATGACGTGGTTTGCTCCACGCAACCGTGCGGATATTGAATGAGATATTCAAGCCGTTTGCCGAGGTTCAGCGCAGGAATGGTGGATACTTCCAGCACGCCGGTATTGGTGCCGGCCATGCCCACGGCGGTAAACGGCGTGTTCCACGATGCGCCGGGCTCCAGCGTCTGTTCCATCACATTCGTCATGTACGGGTTGGGATTGCGTACATCCAGCTCCACATTCTCTTCCGCTCTTTCTTTACCGCTGGTGGCCACTACCTTGAATTTCCCGATGCCAACCTGCGAACGGATCTTCACATCGAAATACACCATCTGCTCACCGGGTTTGGGGAAGCTCACCTGTTTGGTGGTTTCACCCACCACTTCGAAATACGGGTTGGAAGTAAGGGTCACATTCGCCTGCCGTACATGCGGCTCAAGGCCGAACACGGTCACGGGCAGCTGGATGGTTTCACCGGGGCCCAGTACTCTCGGCACGGTGGCCAGCAGCATGAGCGGTTTCTTCACGGCGGCGGTTTTATCGGCAAAGCCGTACGCACCGTCCTGACCCGCTACCACCATGGCTTTCACAGAACCGATGTAAGGCGGCAGCTGTACTTTATGGGTTTCTTTCGCGCCTTTTTTCAGGTAGAAGGGCCCCATAAATTTCACGACCGGTTTGAAGCGGTTGGCTTTCGCGGTGCTGGCGTTCTTGTTGATGCCTTCGTCACCGCCGATGCTCAGGATGCGCTCCAGGTCGCCGCCCCAGGCGCCCAGCACGTAATCGAACAAATCCCATGTTTTAACGCCGAGCGCTTCGCGGGCATAAAATGCGCTGTGCGGGTCGGGGGTTTTAAAGCGCGTCAGGTCGAGCAGGCCTTCGTCCACCAGCGCAATGGTGTACGTCATGGCTTTGCCAGATGCTTCAGACACGGTGATGGCCGCTTCCGTTTCCGGCCGCAGTGTGGCGGGCAGCGTCACCTGCGGTTTGAGGATAGTGGTGGGGTCTTCCACCAGGATGGGCACGG
Protein-coding sequences here:
- a CDS encoding alpha-L-fucosidase, with translation MNFSDCKKAALLACGLLISSWTVTRAQEAATLWGKEAEAGKSEKTKWFTDAKFGLFLHWGPYAYFGGDIRGKRYYGITEWIQHRDKTPAAEYARLAGGFNPVEFNAEEWVEIAKASGVKYIVLTSKHHDGFAMFDSKVSDFDIVDATPYKKDPVKALAAACKKAGIKLGFYYSQFQDWHEPNGGGNSWDFDPKKKDYSAYYRTKSLPQITELLTNYGDLGIIWFDTPGNMSKEESAEFLQKVHQLQPGCLVSSRVGNGLGDFKDFGDGEVPPGVVKGAWEAIFTHNDSWGYSAFDQNFKTPKEMIRLLAEVASKGGNLMMNIGPMGSGKFPDMSEKYFRATGAWLKRNGEAIYGTTYGAIPPQPWGVTTTRPGKLYLHIFEAPKNGRLLVPGFTATAVKANLLALPSANGLRFEQRGNDMVIQLPAHLPDDRNTVVVLDYKGTLGEPAALPATIDPNYEKIILSAQQAALAGNAKTNRFTHRYYFGDWKHALCVTGQQAPEDEISYRVRFTAPGDYKISLEYSADSTHEGREGLLELVPAGGSKTTYPFQVLLSGKFDHNKPLLFLDQAVAVVNVKTPGEWTLKVRPLRSAGELFRLKQINVEPVE
- a CDS encoding SDR family oxidoreductase: MTPTQQPILLLGGTGRLGREIAAVLYAHGFETFALVRNMARAGSIRGLAKHITKVRELRADHFKGMDTVISALGKSISPLDNGRYSFREVDEAINLAAIRLAVEAGVRKFIYVSVYHAEHLPHLEYCRVHTRVEEALAASGMEYTIIKPVALFSTFRDLYDMALKGRLLNLGKGACRTNPIHEKDVARLCVQAINNQRKRINAGGPVVYTRAEINDIIARGAGRKKRLPVVPAWPVKAMLPVVRLANVHLYHKLCFFLRVMEEDLIAPVEGHMRLEDYIDMLSKSTRRYWDLTSGV
- a CDS encoding LysE family translocator, with protein sequence MPDVTAILAFITAAFILLVIPGPAVLYVITRSTEQGTKAGLISVCGIQAGTVVHAVAAAFGVSAILMASAMAFALLKYAGAGYLIFLGCKKIFGKKQTAESIKALPPQSMKTIFWQGMVVNVLNPKCALFFFAFLPQFINPALGNVTGQVLFFGLLFTIMAFITDGSYALAAGRLGKWLKGNTYYLKLEAYISGLIYISLGLLTLMMQPSHGSNKK
- a CDS encoding M13 family metallopeptidase: MFNQRSAGRAVVAGMVLAAISAGNAMAQSAKVPAFDISSIDRNIKPCADFDGFANENWKKNNPIPGTDSRWGAFNILDKENKEVRIRGIVAGIARKTGLAKGTEEQQIADYYASFLDTVTIEKRGISPLKPYLDKINGVKTLAQYASVAGELQNLGVSTWAGFAVEADARNSKMNALYGGQDGLSLGERSYYEREDESTKNVRKEFVDHVNKMFAMAGFPEKNAGETILAFETALAKLQLTNVQLRDPVKTYNKVGFGELNTLAPEFDWAAFTGKQGIKSDSVILQDKPYITNAARLLKSTPVETLKTYSKFQLLTTFAGYLPKKFDDENFRFFGTVMTGRKAQRTRTDRAIRSTDGMLGMPLGKLFAKQYFPESSKQKVSAMIENVRAVYGERIDKLSWMSPATKQMAHKKLAAFTYKIGYPDKWKDYSSINIQKDKLVENIISAGAYRVAERNRKIGKEVDRSEWYMTPQTVNAYYNPLNNEVVFPAGILQPPFFNPDADDAINYGGIIAVIGHEFTHGFDDQGSQFDAEGNLQNWWTEEDRKNFDGLAKKYIDYFSGLEPLPGFKINGALTIGENIADLGGLTLAYYALQKSLEGKPEPALIDGYNWKQRFFLGWAQVWHANITDAGLRNQIQTDPHSPARFRINGPLPHMTEFSNAWSCGDDSKMVLPPAARVVIW